CTCACCAACTCCAGAGAAGATTCTGAGGTTTACGTCCATTGTGGAGGAATAAATGCAAAAGGCTATATAAGGATTCAGTTAAAAAGTATTCAGTAACCCATTATTCAGTCAATACATCAAAGAGGTTCTTATTTCTGACACATGAAGCTAAATGAACATTAACCACTGATTTCAATGTGACAGGTCTGGACAGTGAACACAGGCTAATTATTCTCAAACAATGATGTGTATAAACGCATAGCCTTCTGTATGTTTACTTATGTACTCAACCATATGTACTTCTCTCTGCTGTAGGGGGTAGCTGTCTACTGTATTCATGGCCATGGCAGGACAGGAACCATGCTGGCAAAGACCAGGAAAATCTCAGGCACCGATGAGATCAGAAGGGCTCAGATTACTGTACACGTGGACTATTGTGGAGTCACCCCTAAACATAGTGAACTATTCATACAAGTAGGATGTCCTGAGTTGTAAAGGAGGcataggaggttggtggcacctcaaTTTGGGAGGACATACTCGTGGTAAAGGCTGAGGCTTCGACAGTCTAAATGTAAAGATCAATTAGGAGAAAAGAGAAGTAAATATGCCGAGAAATCACAAAGACAGTCCACATTTTTCCACAGAATATAGATTATAATATTAATTCTAATATCTTCTGATTGGTTTCTACTGTAGCTTATAAAAAGGTTGAGCCTTGATCGATGAGCCTTGACCGAATGTTGAGGCCATCTTCTCAGGATCCTCATCTTACAAGGCTTTGACTTTGATGGAGGTGTTTGATCCGAGGGAGAAGAGACGTTGGCGCTCCTTAAATGTGAGATTCTCAGGTGTTGCGTCACCTTTGAAGTTGTTCTCTTCCTGGCCTCTGCAACCAATCAATAACCCACACATATGGATTTAATTGAGAAGATCAATACCTATAGGTTAACTATACTGTATATCATGGTCTGTTATACATCATGATGCATTACTTTCAGAACAAATTATGTAATTTAACTTTTGGTTTAGCCAGGGACATTGTTggggaaaaaaactgtttttgtggGATACAAATGTACATTCAAATGAAGTTGAAACTTACTCCTTCGAGCACTTCTCATCAAAGTTTACGTTGAGTTCATTCGACTCTTGAAAATGTTCTCCTGTTGACGTGTCTCTATCTTCTTCTtcgtcatcatcctcatcatcatcataatttcCATTCTGTTGGAACTCCTGCAGTCTCTGTTGAAATTGCCACTCCAGGTTGAGCCTACGAAGCCTGTTGGTCTCCTCTGGTGTGAGCTGGGCTTTAGCCTGCAGATCCTGGATCTCCTGTTCCAACAGGTCGACCACCTAGATCAAGGAACAGACGGCAAAAAAAGACACATTTCCATGTAAGAACAGCCAGCAACAAGCAAATTTGGATTTTGATGGACAATACGTTACGTTATTCTCTATTTGCATGGAAGTTCATCTTGTGAGGTCAGCAACACatcaaaaacacaaaatacactaaatcaatacaatacaacacaacactgtagAGTATAATATAGTAGACACACTTCAAATAAAGATgttaattattattatgttacCTGTAGTCTCTGCTGCTTCTGCTGCTTCTCCCATGCATCCCTCTTCCATGGGTCTGGAGACAGACTTTTGTTGCCTTCTGATGGTGGCTCTTTATTCATGCTGAAGTATTGGTCCTGATTTCGACATTCGGCATTAATTGTGTATTTTATACTGGAAgtgtatttgtgtatttatttgtatattcCTTATTCATACATGCATTTGAGTTTTCACTGTCGTGTGTATTAAGACAGTTGGATTTTGATTACAAAAAAAAGAATGTACAGTACCTGATGTCCTGTGGTGGTCCCTGGTTGTGGTTTAGCTGGAGGTCTCTGGAGGGATGTGTCTTTTGACTGGGTTGGGAACAGTTGGGACGTCACTGTTTGCACCCTCCTCAAGGCTTGTTGTTGTTGGATCTTCTGTGAGGATGAGAGTGAGGGCTGAGGTTGCCTCATGGAcacagaggatggaggaggacatGTAGCTTGGCGATGCTGGGCTGGCAGTTGAGACCCCTGTTTTTGATTGCTGAGGAGGGCTTGTCCCTGGCCTTTACCCTCAGGGTTTTGGTTAATCTTCACGGGCAGTAGAGTGGGAGTTTGTTGGAAGGTAGTCATTGGACTGCGCGGCTGGGTGTTGGAAAGCCGTGTAGCAGGGATGTCTATGTGTATTGGCTGGATGGCAGACGAAGGGTCGTGTGACGTAGGAGTTCTCCAGTAGCCATACCGTGTGTTGTGGCGGCTCGGTTGGGTCTTAGTGGAGAGGCTGACAGTATGGTTGTAATGTATGTCGTGGGTAGAGATGCTAGGCTTCATAGGAAAAGAGGTGTAGTAGCTTTCCTGCTGGTTCTGGTTCCATGCATTATGTATATTGTCCACTAGGGGGCGATCATTCTCCATGCACAAATTCTCCTGTGAAAGGGCCTGCCGCTATGGAAGGAAATATTCAATTATTTTTCATTTGGCATTTAAGTTGATTAAGTGTAAGTGTAACAATTGCATATATGAAATGGTCCATACTTGAAATAGTTGGTTTAAGATATTGGGGGACGTACTGCTTTATAAAGGATAAGATGTAGCTACTCATACCATCAAGGTCCTCTTGTTGGAGATCTGTCCATCTAGATTAAACGAGACTTTGGGCTCCTGAGGTGGGAGTTCAAAGGCTACTGTCTTCTTGTCCTGAGACCTAGGGGCTGGTAGAGTCAGGTATTCCCTTTGGTACATCTGATGGGAGAACATTAAGGTGATTGTGTTTTTATACCATTACAGATTCAATGTAGACAAACCCACTAAGCCACGGATTACAAGTATTGACCCACTGTTTAAGCATCTTTGGGTCCTTGAAAGCGCTATATAAAACCCATGTATTATTATTAAATGACTTACATCAGAGCACAGAAGGTTGCTGGTGGAGACTGCAGTGATTTTACTGTCTGTTGGGATGGCTGGATCAACTGGTTCTCCTTCTGGGCCTAGAACAAGCgaggaaagaaagaaaatgaCAGAACTGCCACGAAACATCTCTAAAAGGGGCTTTTCACACTactcccacatgaaaaaatactatagcGTATTATggtatacatactatatatacactcttaaagtctgcacaAAGCACTGCAGTGAACACTGTAGTatgtactgtagaatactatagtatttacagttaactatagtataaactatatactatagtaattaatttagtgtttttgcagactgtagtatattgtagtatttaccgtagtgtttttgcagactgtagtatattgtagtatttaccgtagtgtttttgcagactgtagtatattgtagtatttACCGTAGTGTTTTTGCCGAcattactgtaatatttactatactgtttttgttttattatctttgacatagaagtggaaTCTTTTTCCTTaaggaaacctactggagaaatactaaaataGCATTTCCCATTAGGACTGGGTTCTGAACAGAAAGTCCAGAGGTTCTACTATTTTCTATAACCTTTAGCAAACAAATTATATGATCTATACTTgccatgtaggtttctcacttatggaTGGCACAAATTGGAatatgagggagggagatgggcagGGTATATGTAAATTAAATACTTTAGCATTTACTGTAGTTAAAAAAAACTGTTGTGTTTTgtggactgtagtgtttttgtagacATTACTGCAGTATTTACCACAGTGTTTTTTTTGctgataatactgtagtatttactatagtattctacagtacactgtaaaaaaaaaaatcctgtaaTTGTCACAGTAAATTACTTTTTTACTCAACAGTAACACACTGTATGAACTGAATACAGTAGATTATCGTAAACACATTGCATTGTGGGCAAAAAGTTAACTTAATGTGTTTGTGAATATTCAAAATAGAATGCCACATTAAAAGCACAAGGGCAACATAATCAAACCACATTTCCTGAAGCAAGAgagaaaacattttagaaaattattattatacatttcatattttattggtacctgtttttttattttataattcTTGCGTTGTTTGTGTCCGTGCTGTTTTATATTacaggaaaaaatatataatcagaAAGGCATATcatacaaacaaaacaaaaatccatTGTGAAAAGTAagccaaacacaaacacaaattaggtacagtgcattcggaaagaattcagaccccttgactttttccatattttgttacattacagccttaatcaAAAATTAATAatcaaaaattaaataaataaataaataaataaaatttaataaataaatataaaataaataaataaaaaatctcatcaataccccataatgacaatgcgaaaacaggcttttagaaatgtttgctaaattattaaaaataaacaacagaaataccttatttacataagtattcagaccctttgctatgagactcgaaattgagctcaggtgcatcctgtttccattgatcatccttgagatgtttctacaacttgattagagtccacctgtggtaaattcaattgattggacatgatttggaaatgcacacacctgtctatataaaggtccacagcatgtcagagccaaaaaccaagccaagaggtcgacggaattgtccgtagagctcctgaGGCACAGAtttgtggaagggtaccaaaaaaacgtctgcagcattgaaggtccccaaggacacagtggcctccatcattcttaaaagtttggaaccaccaagagtcttcctagagcAATCGGGGGCAAAtggcttggtcagggaggtgcccaagaacccaatggtcactctgacagagctctagagttcctctgtggagatgggaaaaccttccagaaccttcctttatggtagagtggccagacggaggccactcctcagtaaaaggcacgacagcccgcttggagtttgccaaaaggtacctacaAGAttgtttggtctgatgaaaccaagattgacctcTTTGACCTGAaggccaagtgtcacgtctggaggaaacctcgtACCatacctatggtgaagcatggtggcagcatcatgttgtggggatgtttttcagcggaagggactgggaaactaggattgaaggaaagatggacggagcaaagtacagagagatccttgatgaaaacctgctccagcgcactcagactggggcaaaggttcaccttccaacaggacaaccaccctttgcacacagccaagacaacgcaggagtggctttgggatcaCTGATCAGACATGACAGGAAAGTTGAAAGCTGTGGGATGGAACCCTTGCCTGCACCTATCTAGTCTTTAAAGATCAGTAATTAACTCAAGGATGGAAGGAAGAAAGGATGCAAATAAGTGCCCTGTTTGAATAATTTCAAGAAGCATCCTTTCCTTCTCCATTCCTTGAAGTAATGAAGTGGATTGGTGGAAGCGGTGTGGTGGAACCCTTATTTTCACATTTCGAATCTAGCCAGATTAGTGATTATTTGACTGAGtggaagggatggaggaagagtgCATCTTAGAAGTATTTTAACCTTGAGCCGAAAAGTATTCAAACAAGACCCTGACCCTGTTTGAATTCTTCAGAAATGCTTCCTCCCTTCTTACTTTCCTCAAAGTAATCACATATCTGAATTGGTTGGATTGGTGAACTTTGCTTGAACCTATCCACCTATAGATATGTGCTTACCTCCAGGAAACAAGGGAGGAAGGATGCATTTTTCTGAAgcatggcaggtagcctagtggtcagagcgttggaatagtaaccgaaaggttgcaagatgaacaaggcaattaacccactgttcctaggctgtcattgaaaataagaatttgttcttaactgacttgcctagttaaataaaggtacaataaaatGTGAGTTTTCACTCCACCTTGAACTTGATGGATTAATTAAAGTCACTATTTAGTAAGAAACTccactcacctggttgtctaggtcttaattggaaGGAAAATccaaaaacccacagacactcgaccctttgtggaatgagtttgacaaccCTGCTTTTAATTACTCAAAGGAGGCTCTGTGCTTATAGAGCCAGGTTCAAAGTGTCCTAACACATTTCAGCCACCAGAGGGCTGTCTGAAACTCAATTGACCACTGCAGGTTCTCAACATTTTGTCTGTGTGTGCTATAGCAGGGGTAAATGCCACTGTGCAGGACAACGGCTTATATAGTGGCAGCAGTATGTTGAGTTGGATTCCAATATAAATTACCAATCACTTTGCAAGTCACCATAATAAGACTTGCATCTAGGGTTGCAAAATACTAGCCGAACTGAGCCAAGCCAAGTCAAGCTGTACTGAGCTGGCTTGGTTTATACCTACCATGGTTGCTGGGACTGTGCTGAGAAATACCATGTGAAACTAAAATATCAGAGACAGCACAGTTTGACTAGCTTGGATGGACGCAATAGTGTGAAAAGGGTGTTAAGTCAACTTTTCAAAAAGAACACTATTGTTAGACTCACTGATCATGTTAGGGTTGGAGCGGTATAGCTGTCTGTTCTTCAGCagggtctgttctctctgtctcctgttcccTCCATGGGAGTTATTACCCCATAGTCCTGAGGGCCCAGAGCTCTGCTCCATGCTGTCATACACGATCAGGGCCTTGCCGTTCGGCTTAGCATGGCTGCTGGTGGTGGGGCCACTACCATCCAAAGCTGGGAGAACCATAGAAAAGTTGGTTAGATCTAGAACATCTAGGTGTAGGTCTACTATTAATTGAGAAAGACTATTCTTACCATTCATTTTGGAAAACAACTAACAGGAAGCCATGAAATTAAATGATCTGAATTTGGTTTTGGTCTTAGATCATTAGACCTCTTTTGAGGGACTGTTCAGGGGAAAATgataacaatgcagagagaataaTGCCTTTGTTCTGCTCGTACCTGTAGTTGATACTGAAGGTGGTTCATCTAGCAAGGCAGCCAGACCATGGCATGTTGCTCCCTGCTTGGCAACCTGTAAAGTCACAACTGACCCAGTGTGCATCATTATGCCTGCTGCCCTACAATCAAGACAAGACCACATCAATCACTGTCAATTCATTATGCTTTCAAAGCATAATCCTCTATTTGTTTTTCAGCGTATTTGAAATGACCATTGAACAGATGGAACTATTGCAGATTGTTCCAACAGAAACTGTTTTCACATCAGGGTTAATGACCGAATAGTTATCTGTAAAGACCTAAATAAATGTTACACTAAAAAAGGACCTGAAAGTTAGCCTTGCTGACAGCGACCCACGTGACTAGACAGCTCGCTGTGACTCACTGGTCTAGTATCTCGGGCTTTTAAAAGGGGAGGTTGGCTCAACATAGTGGTGGAGTCAGcgtatccactcagtcaagtctcctatggaccagtttatgcccaagtctatgtctgtagcaaaacaaggccaaattgatattgcattggctaaaatgattgccactgatttccagccattttccattgtggaggacagaggtttcagaaattatagcaatagtctaaatccaatgtacacaattcTAAGCAGGAAAACCCTTTCAAAAGCCCCTATTCCACAACTGTACGAGAGCACACAGGCTTCAGTGCGAgaaagagtccaaaaagctattgcagtttgccttaccactgactgttggacatcaagggtaaccacttcttacatgtcggttacattttaattttttttatttatccgttattttaccaggtaagttgactgagaacacgttctcatttacagcaacgacctggggaatagttacaggggagaggagggggataaaTGAGCCAATTGCAAAtgggggattattaggtgaccgtgatggcttgagggccagattgggaatttagccaggacaccggggttaacacccctactcttacgataaatgccatgggatctttaatgacctcagagagtcaggacacccgtttaacgtcccatctgaaagacggcaccttacacagggcagtgtccccaatcactgccctggggaattgggatattttttagaccagaggaaagagtgccagaggaaagagtacatgtcacttcattgaagatttTTTGATGTCTAGCTCTCATCTGGACTTCTTTGAGTTCAGCGACAGACACACCCCAGAGAACTTGGCAGAGGAGCTgttgagagtggccagagaatggcaagtagatggaaaagaggtctgttgtgttagcgacaatgcagctaacataaACAAAGCCATGAAACTGTTCAAATGGACCAATCATCAAccatgtcttgcccacacaatcaacctgattgtaagagatgctctgaaggtgatgaagcccactgtggacaaagtgaaatCAGCTGTAAAATACTTTCACAGAGCACTGCATGTGCTGAAAAACGAGTCTACACAATGCCAGATGgggatgcctgagctgaggccaaaacaagactgcactacaaggtggaattcaacatTTAATATGTTGAAGCTGTTTCTTGAGTCAAAGGAAGCCATCATCTCTACTctggccattgtcaatgcacctgttgatgctctgacccaTGAGGAAAGGGAGgtaaccacaggacatgtgacaacctatgttcatcaatggacagaaagttccacagaatggaatataatcacgtgctatcagaaaccactgcacttgaccccaggtttaagaagttagccttcagtgatgccagagtgattgatgaggctcttcaaagaataacctcagcagcagggagggacagccccagcagtcagctggctcaggcaccagagcaacaagaagaagagggatcaggtggagcagaagcaccagcagtagtgccacaaatgtctgctgtttggatgctgtttgacgagagagcaactggggatgcagcaCGAAGGAATCCCCTCCATAATGGAGGTCCGATCCTATTTAGAGGAGCCCCTCCTCCaaagatctgcagatcctctgagctggtggaagaacTCGTGTCTACCCACGGCTTACTAATGACAAGACAAGGAGACTTTGCATAGTGGCCACATCCGTTCCCTCTGAGAGGGTCTTCTCGAAAACGGTacaaataattactgagagaaGGAACCGCATCAGCCCCTCAAGTGAGGCAGCTTGCGtttctgaatgcaaatctctcataaaagcaaaatatggtcagcattgctgtgtgctgctggttataacatggcaataaagaagagagagaaaagaaggaccAGTTTAATGTTTCAAGTGGGATGAtgcagttttgcacattgttatttatttttctttgatatggtgcaatTTTCTATTATTATGTTGTAAAGATTTTATTCATTTTGAATTGTTATatttatatgcactttgtttatatacattaAAACGTTATActttaaatgtaaatgtttaatagcattcttttttataacaaaccaatgcatttttaaatacattgtggttaaAGTAGAGTATGATTTCATGTAATAATTTAATTAGAATAGTTTTATcaccaatcatagtcaaactatcgcaaaacatgtttttttttaagagCCGTCTGGGAGCCAAAAGAGCCGGCTCTTTTTGGTGAGCTGAGCTCAACGATCCGGCTCACTGAAAAGAGCCGGAATGCCGGTCGCTAGCTAGTGCCCGCCCCTAGCTAGTGCGTGTGTTTGTTTATCCCGAAAGGGCTGGCTGGAGCGGTCCTATGTAAAGCAAAAATCATAATTTGTTCAATTTGAAACGGGGATATCCAACCAGCGTAGGGTGCCGCCTTGAAGTCTGAGGGCACAGCCCCTTCAGTATTGTTGCTTCGTGCTGACACATCAAAGCACCCGTTTCAGACTCTCAAATCAAGGATGTGGAGAGGCTGGTGTTAGCCAGACTATCTGAACTCAGAGTACGTGAGCAGAGCGTTGCTGGAGCGGAGCGCGGCACAGATCGctccaatttgactggagcgtggAGTGCGATTCCCAAAGGCTGGTGTGTCGGCCTTCTCACCCTCCAATTTCGCTCCAGTAGCGCTCACTTTACGAGATCAGGGGGGCATGCCtggcccagcatgcatttgtagtctacttgtgtgctgctttAGCCCCTTGCTTTAGttactgtcatggagttcgctAAAGAAACTGATAAAGGACAGGTGCTAAATTAAGGTGAATTATAAAAaggaggaccaagagcaagagagggagtgcggtaatgtgtccacaactaaagaatcattcTGAAAAGACACCTATCCCGAAAGCTTGATGGTGTACTTACTATGTGCACATGCTttgtcattgtagcaaagtatttctAAGCTAAAAATCTGATCTCTTAAACTTTTCGTTCAGTTTTGTTctattatctatacaataggcCATTTTGGCCGAATAGGCCTGGCATATTCCCCTCGTTCAAGGACCTTTCCAttttgattgggttattttgcCAAATTATTTTTAAGCCTATCTAAACAAACAACTCTAGATCTCTACCCAGCCTGGCAAGAGTGAccaaaagggtgtttagcatTCCCATTGACTCTGCAAGCGAGGAGAGGATGGCTCTGCAAGCGCGGAGAGGATATTCTCCACTGCTGGCCTGCTGTCCAGGCACCATCACAAGAGCCTTCAAGCACAGACTGACCAAACTCATGTttctaaaaatgtattcaaaaaatgtattcaaatgcACTAAtaagtcattttttaaaatgtaatttgtATTTAATTATAAGTAACAGCCTACATGTGCAATTTATAGACTATAATGATTACATTCACATTTTCATGTTtatgtcacaacttccgccgatgtcaccgaccttctagccatcgatccatttttcattttccattggttttgtcttgtcttccttacacacctggttccaattccattcattacatgttgtgtatttaaccctctgtttcccctcatgtctttgtcagagattgtttgttgtatgtaggtgtgttatttgttctggtgtgcgacgggtttttgCAACCAATTATGTTATTTTTGTTTACTTTGGTTTTCAGAGTTTTTTTTGCATGTTTATTAAACAGCTCTGTTTTTTACCAAGttcattctcctgcgcctgacttccctgccaccagcacacACCGCATTACAATTTATTAAAATCCATATGGTTTGATTTCAATAAttcaaaaccaaatggtaggTACAGGTAGTCACAAatatagatgggtgttggttaaattgtgattttaatgaatggagcgaATTTGGAGCAGCAGTTTTTTTCTTCCTATGAGCAACAAGCAGTTTTAGCGGAAAGGAAATCATGAGCGGGATTTCCAACTGCTCAACTCTGATCTGAACGTAGAAAGTTGGAATGTTATCTAACCTTTCCTGTGAGAGGCCCACGAGACTGTGTCCATCCACACACAGCAACTGATCCCCAGCAGTTAACCTGCAATCCTGTCCAACACAACAGCATAGAAACACATGTGGAACATAAGATTTGTAATGAGATACCAATGctgttcattcaaatgatgtgAAATGTTATTGCATACTGCATCCAGTCAACAGGCATTATTTGAATTGTACTATAGTGTTCTAACCATTTCTGCTGGTCCTCCTTTGACGATAGACTTGACATAAATCCCAAGGTTGTCTTGTCCTGCTCCCTGTAGATGGGGCCAAAGATGGACTATTGTCACTGATTGTtgggtgaatgaatgaatggatggatggatgaatttgTACCTTGGCCGCCACGATGCTGACCCCCATTCCACTGTTCAAGGGTTTTGTCAGTGTAATAGTCACAACCTCAAGTTCTCTATGCAGTGGCTAAATgaaagaaacagagaagagaTCTCAATAAGAAAGAGGTATTATcatttgaaaggggtatggtaaaAAATATGGATTTCTTTTTATTTAAATGCACCGGGTTTGCATCCTGTGCAAAGAAACTGTTTGCTCGGCTGAAGAAGATGGTCCAGGTGCCACCAGACTGGGGGTGAGACATCAGAGTGCAGAGGCCTAAAGGAAGAGAGAGCACAGCCTATTTAGATAACTattcacagacacaacacacaacacatgttGTACAGTGAGTGCATTGTTTTGTGTCATTTGTATCATGCATTTTACTTACAATATAGCCTTTTACCATCCCGGATAATGCCTCTACAAGGCAGACGTTGTATACCAGTTTAGACAAAAGTCATTCTCTGTTTTATATTGAAAGTAATTAGTCAGTTCAGCAAACCTCTTTTTAAAAAGCATGTAGCTACAGTACCTTTGCGGCAGATAGGTTCCAGGAACTCTCTGAAGCCCTGCGGGATGCCATTGACCGTGTCACAGGAGTAGCCTTCCTCAGGGAGCAGGAAGGGCAGGTGGAGGTCTGGCCCCTCCTCCAGCTGGAGGTCATGCCCTTCATTACGCAACATTTCATCAGCACTGGCTTCTGCAGCCGCCACCACCCTGTCAATCACACCCTGAAAGGGCAGAGGAAGAAGACATGAAGGATATTTGAAAAACCTGTGTTTTTGGTTAGACTTTATAAGCCATTATAAATGCTTTATCATTTATTTGATGTTGATTGATTTTATTTAAGAAAGATACATATAAAATACATCTACATATAACAATACATATACCCACAGTATGAATTACAATGCATATAATGTTTATAAATGCCCATAaatgtttagaaatgtttacGAACAATTAATTACAAATTTAAGGACTTGGCTAGGACTCACAGGGGCAATGCGGGGCTCGTTGGTATCGTAGAGGTAGCTTGTCATCAGTGTTCGAAGCTGCAAGGAGTTTAACTTGAAGCAGGTATTCTGGATGTTCTCAGAATCTTGCATGGAATACTTGTTCATGGTCAACAGCATTGTTACCTAGAAAATATCCATCAATCAAATCACCTCTTTACTACCTTGAACCTGACAAGATACACATTTTTATAAATGGCATGGGTTAAGTGGTTGGGCAAACACAGGTCTTGAAAAGAAGATTCTAAATGTCAACTAGAAAAGGTACATTTCCTGCACATCTCTAATGTTGGCTTTATGGTAAATCATACACTGTAGTTGACCAGGGAAACATGGGAAAGTTatgctgctttgaaagttgataaacttgtaaacacACAAGTAGGAGAAAATGCCCTTGAAAGATTTATAAGGAGATTTTCACACTTGctagagagctcttctttgtttaaacccattcagcattgttcacatcTCTTTAACAATTCACAAGTAAGCGCATGTGAGTCAGCTTGGCATTGTCCTCCAGAAATTAGCCTTTCTTCTCCCACTGAGCTTTGTCGATAGCACCAGCTGAATTCGGGGCAGCAA
This genomic stretch from Oncorhynchus kisutch isolate 150728-3 linkage group LG7, Okis_V2, whole genome shotgun sequence harbors:
- the LOC109894797 gene encoding afadin-like, translating into MAGKEEWQRLADIIQHWNNTRLDLFEISLPCKNLEFHGVMRFYFEDHVAGNVATKCLRISSTTTTGEVIETLSEKFRPDMKMLNTPYFLFEVHANKEERQLDLSEKPLVVQLNWNTHNREGRFVLKKDKDIWPLSIQDNSPEKKKGGMIQNFKRTLSRKEKKKEKKKTGDDAVNHSAKPNGSTMRKENGQISASVPVEKSWTNKDIVSNPDTTECKKSSTWRGMVRKHNQQQDYGTRNERDQDNMDQLALPVGIKFRENSEDPFLSAVINYTNSSTVHFKLSPAYVLYMAGRFVLHRHYSHSQETSQSHRPSEHTHRVTATVNKMVAMTEVVIQKQKSIAGAVAFWMANASELLNFLKQDRDLSPITLQAQENLAHLVYKAFKCLTQCLLADLSRHLPEFLIYPEGSQSPAGIEGVLQTLMGAMSLLRRCRVNAALTIQLFSQLFHSISAWLFNRLLSPSPQGEACSLGLRSHYWGATLRQRLSLVEDWAERQGLELAADCHLSRIIQVTMLLTMNKYSMQDSENIQNTCFKLNSLQLRTLMTSYLYDTNEPRIAPGVIDRVVAAAEASADEMLRNEGHDLQLEEGPDLHLPFLLPEEGYSCDTVNGIPQGFREFLEPICRKGLCTLMSHPQSGGTWTIFFSRANSFFAQDANPPLHRELEVVTITLTKPLNSGMGVSIVAAKGAGQDNLGIYVKSIVKGGPAEMDCRLTAGDQLLCVDGHSLVGLSQERAAGIMMHTGSVVTLQVAKQGATCHGLAALLDEPPSVSTTALDGSGPTTSSHAKPNGKALIVYDSMEQSSGPSGLWGNNSHGGNRRQREQTLLKNRQLYRSNPNMISPEGEPVDPAIPTDSKITAVSTSNLLCSDMYQREYLTLPAPRSQDKKTVAFELPPQEPKVSFNLDGQISNKRTLMKIQQQQALRRVQTVTSQLFPTQSKDTSLQRPPAKPQPGTTTGHQDQYFSMNKEPPSEGNKSLSPDPWKRDAWEKQQKQQRLQVVDLLEQEIQDLQAKAQLTPEETNRLRRLNLEWQFQQRLQEFQQNGNYDDDEDDDEEEDRDTSTGEHFQESNELNVNFDEKCSKEGQEENNFKGDATPENLTFKERQRLFSLGSNTSIKVKAL